A genomic stretch from Lysobacter soyae includes:
- a CDS encoding TetR/AcrR family transcriptional regulator: MATAQFNTKDRILNAAETLFATHGFMATSLREVTSKAQVNIAAVNYHFGSKENLINEVFRRRMDDMSANRLARLEQALAQGKNNLEGILDAFISPALALAGSTGTAFIRILARAYVEENVGLREYVSKRYGHVLREFAHALSECLPELSKQELYWRLDFVAGALTYAMADFGLIRRPPGRSEQAHRQEASRHLIAFAIAGLRAP; this comes from the coding sequence ATGGCAACCGCCCAATTCAACACCAAGGACCGAATCCTGAATGCGGCTGAGACCCTTTTCGCCACCCACGGCTTCATGGCGACCTCCCTGCGCGAGGTCACCTCTAAGGCCCAGGTGAACATCGCAGCCGTGAATTACCACTTCGGCAGCAAGGAAAACCTGATCAATGAGGTGTTCCGTCGCCGGATGGACGACATGAGCGCCAACCGCCTCGCCAGGCTGGAGCAGGCGTTGGCTCAAGGCAAAAACAACCTCGAAGGCATCCTCGACGCCTTCATCAGCCCTGCCCTGGCGCTCGCGGGCTCCACAGGCACGGCGTTCATCCGCATCTTGGCACGCGCCTATGTGGAGGAAAACGTCGGCCTGCGGGAATACGTGTCCAAGCGCTATGGCCACGTCTTGCGTGAGTTCGCCCACGCCTTGTCCGAATGCCTGCCCGAGCTCAGCAAGCAAGAACTCTATTGGCGCCTCGATTTTGTCGCGGGCGCCCTGACTTATGCGATGGCCGATTTCGGGCTCATCCGGCGTCCGCCCGGCCGTTCCGAACAGGCCCACCGCCAAGAGGCCTCGCGCCATCTCATCGCTTTCGCCATCGCCGGCCTCCGGGCCCCCTGA
- a CDS encoding RodZ domain-containing protein, which produces MQESLYSTTNPGTLECGHRLRTARENAGKSIQEVATAARLPLRTVTMIESGEWAPIGAPIFVKGAVRSYGKLMRVDVEPYLVGVPQSEPPQLVSHTRTPPVKRVMDVVAPRLVYVLMTAIIAVPVWMAATRSPLGESQNNQTASLESDAQVAGSTANGETRQAAAVSQKPVIASMTPGLAEAAQPIGDIALSFNGESWVQIFGKDGAVVEKGLIKAGETRNFKSSDISRMTIGNVSEVSITQGGAAVDTSAFAKSNVARIAVSSDGKLGGGNAE; this is translated from the coding sequence ATGCAAGAGTCCCTTTACAGCACCACCAATCCGGGCACCCTCGAATGCGGTCACCGGTTGCGCACTGCGCGAGAGAATGCAGGTAAATCGATTCAAGAAGTGGCGACCGCCGCCCGATTGCCGCTGCGAACGGTCACGATGATCGAGAGCGGGGAATGGGCGCCGATCGGTGCGCCGATTTTCGTCAAAGGCGCGGTGCGCAGCTACGGCAAATTGATGCGTGTGGACGTCGAACCGTATTTGGTCGGTGTGCCGCAGTCAGAACCGCCGCAACTGGTTTCCCATACCCGTACGCCGCCGGTGAAGCGCGTGATGGATGTCGTTGCTCCGCGTTTGGTGTACGTGCTCATGACCGCCATCATTGCCGTGCCGGTATGGATGGCGGCGACGCGATCGCCCTTGGGCGAAAGCCAAAACAATCAAACCGCCAGTTTGGAGTCCGACGCGCAAGTTGCCGGCAGCACCGCCAATGGGGAGACCCGCCAAGCCGCTGCCGTCTCGCAAAAACCGGTCATTGCCTCCATGACGCCCGGTCTTGCTGAAGCCGCGCAACCCATCGGCGATATCGCCCTCTCATTCAACGGCGAAAGCTGGGTTCAGATCTTCGGAAAAGACGGTGCCGTGGTCGAGAAAGGATTGATCAAAGCCGGCGAAACCCGCAATTTCAAGTCGAGCGACATCAGCCGCATGACGATCGGCAATGTCAGTGAAGTCAGCATCACGCAAGGGGGTGCGGCCGTTGACACGTCAGCCTTCGCAAAGTCGAACGTGGCACGAATTGCTGTATCCTCGGACGGCAAGCTCGGCGGCGGAAACGCCGAATAA
- a CDS encoding acetyl-CoA C-acyltransferase: MTKQVQDAYIVAATRTPVGKAPKGMFRNTRPDDMLAHVLRAVVDQAPGIDAKRIEDAIIGCAMPEAEQGMNVARIGVLLAGLPNTVAAQTVNRFCSSGLQAVALAADQIRLGQSDLMLAGGTESMSMVPMMGNKIALSPEVFAKDENVAIAYGMGITAEKVAEQWKISREAQDAFAVESHNKALAAIAAGEFKDEITPYDIVSRVPDLANDVIRNMTMTVDTDEGPRPGTSMETLAKLRPVFRNGQFGGTVTAGNASQMSDGAAGVLLASEAAIKEYNLTPLARFVSFSVAGVPPEIMGIGPIAAIPKALKQAGLTSDQLDWIELNEAFAAQALAVIHDTKLDPSKINPLGGAIALGHPLGATGAIRTATLVHGLRRRNLKYGMVTMCIGTGMGAAGIFERL, from the coding sequence ATGACCAAACAAGTACAGGACGCCTACATCGTTGCCGCGACGCGCACGCCCGTCGGCAAGGCACCTAAAGGCATGTTCCGCAACACGCGCCCGGACGACATGCTCGCCCATGTGTTGCGCGCCGTCGTCGATCAAGCACCAGGCATTGATGCGAAGCGCATCGAAGACGCCATCATCGGTTGTGCGATGCCGGAAGCCGAGCAAGGCATGAACGTCGCGCGCATCGGCGTGCTGTTGGCAGGACTGCCGAACACCGTCGCCGCACAAACCGTCAACCGTTTTTGCTCTTCCGGCCTTCAAGCCGTTGCTTTGGCGGCTGACCAGATCCGCTTGGGCCAATCGGATTTGATGCTCGCCGGCGGGACCGAGAGCATGAGCATGGTGCCGATGATGGGCAACAAGATTGCGTTGTCACCGGAAGTGTTTGCCAAGGACGAGAACGTGGCGATTGCCTACGGCATGGGCATCACCGCCGAGAAAGTCGCGGAGCAATGGAAAATCAGCCGTGAAGCGCAGGATGCGTTCGCTGTTGAGTCCCACAACAAGGCGCTCGCGGCGATCGCCGCCGGTGAATTCAAGGACGAAATCACGCCGTATGACATCGTGTCGCGCGTGCCGGATCTGGCGAACGACGTCATCCGCAACATGACCATGACGGTGGATACCGACGAGGGCCCACGTCCGGGCACCTCAATGGAAACCCTGGCGAAATTGCGCCCCGTGTTCCGTAACGGGCAGTTCGGCGGCACGGTCACCGCCGGTAACGCGTCGCAAATGAGCGACGGCGCCGCCGGCGTGCTGTTGGCCTCGGAAGCGGCCATCAAGGAATACAACCTCACGCCATTGGCGCGTTTTGTGAGTTTCTCGGTGGCCGGTGTGCCGCCGGAAATCATGGGCATCGGCCCGATCGCCGCCATCCCGAAGGCACTGAAGCAAGCCGGTCTCACTTCGGATCAATTGGATTGGATTGAATTGAATGAAGCCTTTGCCGCACAGGCGCTGGCCGTGATTCATGACACGAAGTTGGATCCGTCCAAGATCAATCCGCTGGGCGGCGCGATTGCTTTGGGACACCCGCTCGGCGCCACCGGTGCCATCCGTACCGCAACGCTGGTGCATGGCCTGCGTCGACGCAACCTGAAATACGGCATGGTGACCATGTGTATCGGAACCGGCATGGGTGCCGCGGGTATCTTCGAGCGCCTGTAA
- the ndk gene encoding nucleoside-diphosphate kinase: MAQERTLSIIKPDAVAKNVIGEIYARFEKNGLRVVASKMKQLSKQEAEGFYAVHRERPFFGALVNFMISGPVMIQVLEGEGAVLKNRDLMGATNPKEAAAGTIRADFADSIDANAVHGSDSLENAAIEIAYFFPATDVYGR; the protein is encoded by the coding sequence ATGGCGCAGGAGCGCACCCTCTCGATCATCAAGCCCGACGCCGTTGCCAAGAACGTCATCGGTGAAATCTACGCCCGTTTCGAGAAGAACGGTTTGCGCGTCGTTGCTTCGAAAATGAAGCAACTCTCCAAGCAAGAAGCGGAAGGCTTCTACGCCGTGCATCGCGAGCGTCCCTTCTTCGGCGCGTTGGTCAACTTCATGATCTCGGGTCCGGTGATGATCCAAGTGTTGGAAGGCGAAGGCGCGGTGTTGAAGAACCGTGACCTGATGGGCGCCACCAACCCGAAGGAAGCCGCTGCCGGCACCATCCGCGCCGACTTCGCCGATTCGATCGATGCGAACGCCGTGCACGGTTCGGATTCGCTCGAAAACGCCGCGATCGAAATCGCTTACTTCTTCCCGGCAACGGACGTTTACGGCCGCTGA
- the rlmN gene encoding 23S rRNA (adenine(2503)-C(2))-methyltransferase RlmN, producing the protein MTEASRQKQNLLELDREGLERFFVETLDEKKFRAHQVMKWIHHRHVTSIEEMTDLGKHLRAKLEDAAEIVVPNVMFDKPSVDGTHKWLLGMDGGNAIETVYIPDKGRGTLCVSSQVGCALNCTFCSTATQGFNRNLSTAEIIGQVWVAAKHLGNIPHRERKLTNVVMMGMGEPLMNFDNVVRAMSVMRDDFGYGLANKRVTLSTAGLVPMIDKLAQESDVSLAVSLHAPFDELRDELVPLNKKYNIATLMDACTRYALRKKGESVTFEYTLMQGINDQPEHARALARLMRDFDRSVQMKDAAKVNLIPFNPFPGTRYARSKADDIRAFQQVLNNAGLVAPVRRTRGDDIDAACGQLKGQVLDRTRRQAEHAKRLKQTGDFDAAA; encoded by the coding sequence ATGACGGAAGCTTCGCGCCAAAAGCAAAACCTGCTTGAGCTGGATCGCGAAGGTCTGGAGCGTTTCTTCGTGGAAACGCTCGATGAAAAGAAGTTCCGTGCGCATCAGGTGATGAAGTGGATTCATCACCGCCACGTGACTTCGATAGAGGAAATGACCGATCTCGGCAAACACCTTCGTGCAAAGCTCGAAGACGCTGCCGAGATCGTTGTCCCCAACGTCATGTTCGACAAGCCATCCGTCGACGGCACGCACAAATGGCTGCTCGGGATGGATGGCGGAAATGCCATCGAAACCGTATATATCCCTGACAAAGGGCGCGGCACTTTGTGCGTGTCTTCGCAAGTGGGCTGTGCATTGAATTGCACGTTTTGCTCCACAGCGACACAAGGTTTCAATCGCAATCTCTCAACGGCTGAAATCATCGGCCAGGTTTGGGTGGCGGCAAAACACCTGGGCAACATTCCGCATCGCGAACGCAAACTCACCAACGTTGTCATGATGGGAATGGGCGAACCGCTCATGAACTTCGACAACGTCGTTCGCGCTATGAGCGTGATGCGAGATGACTTCGGTTACGGCTTGGCCAACAAGCGCGTCACTTTGTCGACGGCGGGTCTCGTGCCGATGATCGATAAGCTCGCGCAGGAAAGTGACGTCTCTTTGGCGGTGTCCTTGCATGCGCCGTTCGACGAGCTGCGTGACGAATTGGTGCCGCTCAACAAGAAATACAACATTGCCACGTTGATGGACGCCTGCACGCGCTATGCACTGCGCAAGAAGGGCGAGTCTGTCACTTTTGAATACACCTTGATGCAAGGCATCAATGATCAGCCCGAGCACGCACGTGCCTTGGCGCGTTTGATGCGCGATTTCGATCGTTCGGTGCAAATGAAAGACGCTGCCAAGGTCAATCTGATTCCGTTCAACCCCTTCCCGGGTACGCGCTACGCGCGTTCGAAGGCGGATGACATCCGCGCGTTCCAACAGGTGTTGAACAACGCAGGTTTGGTGGCGCCGGTGCGACGCACGCGCGGCGATGACATTGACGCGGCTTGCGGTCAGTTGAAGGGCCAAGTGCTCGACCGCACGCGCCGTCAGGCCGAGCACGCCAAACGGCTCAAACAAACGGGTGATTTTGATGCTGCTGCGTAA
- a CDS encoding 3-hydroxyacyl-CoA dehydrogenase NAD-binding domain-containing protein, whose product MSQKLLVRRVAVLGAGVMGAQIAAHFVNAGIDVVLFDLPAKEGDPNGIVRKAIANLGKLSPAPFGRKSFADAIVAANYNTGLDELKSCDLVIEAIAERMDWKQDLYKKIAPFVPAHAVLASNTSGLGIDSLSDVLPEELRHRFCGVHFFNPPRYMHLAELIPSKHTEQWVMDALESFLTTYMGKGVVIARDTPNFIGNRIGVFSILAAMHHTGAFGLPFDVVDGLTGPLLGRPKSATYRTADVVGLDTMAHVIKTMGDTLPDDPWHKYFKAPVWLSALVEKGALGQKTGAGIYRKVGKDIFVLDLAKQDYAAGSAGADAEVIEILKGKDPVKKLGDLRSSANPQAQFVWATFRDLFHYAAYHLKSIADTARDVDLALRWGYGWRMGPFETWQASGWQQVAQWIEEDIAAGKAMSDAPLPDWVKSREGVYSTEGSYSPTRDAMVPRSDLPVYKRQRFPDPVLGEKFDRGETVWENDGVRLWRDAGEDIAVLSFKTKMHTVSDQVLDGIQEAIKIAERDFKGMVIWQDSEPFSAGADLAGALGLLKEGKHAQFEAMVSNFQRASQAIKYSLVPVVSAVRGLALGGGCEFQMHSAKTVAHLESYIGLVEAGVGLLPAGGGLKEFATRASEAAGANGDVFEELKKIFETVAMAKVSTSAYEAQDLGLMRKSDRVVLNAYELLYVAKEEAAAMAEAGYRPPLPARNIRVAGNVGIATFKMMLVNMLEGRFISPYDNEIAERIATILCGGEVDRNSIVDEEWLIRLEHEHFCELSKQQKTQDRIEHMLKTGKPLRN is encoded by the coding sequence ATGTCTCAGAAATTGCTGGTCCGTCGCGTTGCCGTTTTGGGCGCTGGCGTGATGGGCGCGCAAATCGCCGCGCACTTTGTCAATGCAGGCATTGATGTCGTGTTGTTCGACCTTCCCGCCAAAGAAGGCGATCCCAATGGCATTGTCCGCAAGGCCATCGCCAATCTCGGCAAGTTGTCGCCGGCACCGTTTGGACGCAAGAGCTTCGCCGATGCCATCGTGGCCGCCAACTACAACACGGGTCTGGACGAATTGAAGTCCTGTGATTTGGTGATCGAAGCGATTGCCGAGCGCATGGATTGGAAACAAGACCTCTATAAGAAAATCGCGCCGTTCGTGCCCGCCCATGCCGTCTTGGCAAGCAACACCTCGGGCCTCGGCATTGACAGCCTGAGCGACGTCCTTCCGGAAGAACTGCGCCATCGCTTCTGCGGCGTGCACTTCTTCAATCCGCCGCGCTACATGCACCTGGCGGAATTGATTCCTTCCAAACACACCGAGCAATGGGTGATGGATGCGTTGGAATCCTTCCTCACCACCTATATGGGAAAAGGCGTCGTTATCGCACGCGATACCCCGAACTTCATCGGCAATCGCATCGGCGTGTTTTCGATCTTGGCGGCCATGCATCACACGGGCGCGTTCGGTTTGCCTTTCGATGTGGTGGATGGTTTGACCGGTCCTTTGCTCGGCCGTCCGAAATCCGCCACCTATCGCACCGCCGACGTGGTCGGCCTTGACACGATGGCGCACGTCATCAAGACCATGGGCGATACATTGCCGGATGATCCTTGGCACAAGTATTTCAAGGCACCGGTGTGGCTGAGCGCGCTGGTGGAAAAAGGCGCCTTGGGTCAAAAAACCGGTGCCGGTATTTATCGAAAGGTCGGCAAAGACATCTTCGTGCTTGATCTTGCCAAACAAGACTACGCCGCCGGTTCCGCCGGCGCGGATGCCGAGGTTATTGAAATTCTGAAAGGCAAAGACCCGGTCAAGAAGTTGGGTGACTTGCGGTCAAGCGCCAATCCGCAAGCGCAATTTGTATGGGCGACCTTCCGTGATTTGTTCCACTATGCGGCTTATCACTTGAAGTCCATCGCCGATACCGCACGCGACGTGGATCTGGCTTTGCGTTGGGGCTACGGCTGGCGCATGGGCCCGTTTGAAACCTGGCAGGCATCGGGTTGGCAGCAAGTGGCCCAATGGATCGAGGAAGACATTGCCGCCGGCAAGGCCATGAGTGACGCACCTTTGCCGGATTGGGTGAAATCGCGCGAAGGCGTTTATTCCACTGAAGGTAGCTATAGCCCGACACGTGACGCCATGGTGCCCCGTTCCGACTTGCCCGTGTACAAGCGCCAGCGTTTCCCCGATCCGGTATTGGGCGAAAAGTTCGACCGCGGCGAAACCGTGTGGGAAAACGACGGCGTGCGCTTGTGGCGTGACGCCGGCGAAGACATCGCGGTCCTGAGTTTCAAGACCAAAATGCACACGGTCAGCGACCAAGTGCTCGATGGCATTCAAGAGGCCATCAAAATCGCCGAGCGCGATTTCAAGGGCATGGTGATTTGGCAAGACTCGGAGCCCTTCTCCGCCGGCGCCGACTTGGCCGGTGCGCTGGGCTTGTTGAAGGAAGGCAAGCATGCGCAATTCGAAGCCATGGTGTCGAACTTCCAACGCGCGAGCCAAGCCATCAAATATTCCTTGGTACCCGTGGTGTCCGCCGTGCGTGGCCTGGCGCTCGGCGGCGGCTGTGAATTCCAAATGCACAGCGCCAAGACCGTTGCGCATCTTGAAAGCTATATCGGTCTGGTGGAAGCCGGCGTCGGCTTGTTGCCTGCCGGCGGTGGACTGAAGGAATTTGCGACACGGGCATCGGAAGCCGCAGGTGCGAACGGCGACGTCTTTGAAGAGTTGAAGAAAATCTTTGAAACCGTCGCGATGGCCAAGGTCTCCACCTCGGCTTACGAGGCGCAGGATCTCGGCCTGATGCGCAAGAGCGACCGCGTGGTCTTGAACGCATACGAACTGTTGTATGTCGCGAAGGAAGAAGCTGCAGCCATGGCCGAAGCCGGTTACCGCCCGCCGCTGCCGGCCAGAAACATTCGCGTCGCCGGGAATGTCGGTATCGCCACTTTCAAAATGATGTTGGTGAACATGCTTGAAGGGCGTTTCATCAGTCCTTACGACAACGAAATCGCCGAGCGGATTGCCACGATCCTGTGTGGCGGCGAGGTGGATCGCAACAGCATCGTCGACGAGGAATGGCTGATCCGTTTGGAGCACGAACATTTCTGCGAACTGTCGAAGCAGCAAAAAACCCAAGACCGCATCGAACACATGCTCAAGACCGGCAAGCCGCTGAGGAATTGA
- a CDS encoding polysaccharide biosynthesis protein, with protein sequence MSKRGSPWMAQLPRYLIVLHDLVMVVVAWLGLHAIRYWINNQTPPFQALGAEMAIVLVSQAMVFQWVGLYKGLWRFASLPDLWNIIKAGIGGVILASVALFAYNRLNGVSRAVLLLYPFVLGALLGTPRLLYRIWKDRLTHMRLQPQATRVLILGAGESGEACARDLLRSGTYHPVGFLDDSPALKNSRLLGFPVLGRFEDAALMAKQTAAELLVIALPNVGAEEMQRVIGICERSGVAFRMLPKLEDVLSGRALPGELKQVDIDDLLGRDPVVPNWKAIREWLVGRCVLVTGAGGSIGSELCRQCARHGATQILLVEIDELSLMRIEAELRRDFPTLAVVSVLGDCGDAAVMRHAFKQCVPDAVFHAAAYKQVPVLETQLREAVRNNALATHVVAEESDRVGVATFILISTDKAVDPVNVLGASKRFAEMICQSKAAESHTHFITVRFGNVLDSAGSVVPLFREQIRTGGPVTVTDPEVTRYFMTIPEACILILQAAAIGAHDSIYTLDMGEPVSIRTLAEQLIRLAGKQPGKDIAITYTGLRPGEKLHETLFHSEESYKPTSHNKILQAVARELDPALVNAMATSLRTASDAYDLDALNDLLRASVPEFEPGNADGEADNQVIIKFPSRKNRR encoded by the coding sequence ATGAGCAAGCGTGGTAGTCCATGGATGGCGCAGTTACCGCGTTATCTGATTGTTTTGCACGATCTCGTCATGGTCGTCGTTGCTTGGCTGGGCTTGCACGCCATCCGCTATTGGATCAATAACCAAACGCCGCCGTTCCAGGCCTTGGGCGCCGAAATGGCGATCGTCCTGGTGTCCCAGGCGATGGTCTTTCAATGGGTGGGGCTGTACAAAGGCCTGTGGCGCTTCGCCAGCCTTCCCGATTTGTGGAACATCATCAAAGCCGGCATCGGCGGGGTCATTTTGGCCTCCGTTGCACTTTTCGCTTACAACCGCTTGAACGGCGTCTCCCGTGCGGTCTTGTTGCTCTATCCGTTCGTGCTCGGGGCACTCCTAGGCACACCGCGCTTGCTCTATCGCATTTGGAAGGATCGCCTGACCCATATGCGTTTGCAGCCCCAGGCCACACGCGTCCTGATCTTGGGCGCTGGTGAATCCGGCGAGGCCTGCGCCCGTGACTTGCTGCGGAGCGGCACCTATCATCCGGTCGGTTTCTTGGATGATTCGCCGGCCCTGAAAAACAGCCGATTGCTCGGATTCCCGGTGCTGGGCCGTTTTGAAGATGCGGCACTGATGGCAAAACAAACCGCCGCCGAACTTCTCGTCATTGCCTTGCCCAACGTCGGCGCCGAAGAAATGCAACGCGTCATTGGCATTTGTGAACGCTCGGGCGTTGCATTTCGAATGCTGCCGAAGCTTGAAGATGTGCTGAGTGGTCGCGCGTTGCCTGGTGAGCTGAAACAAGTCGACATTGACGATCTCTTGGGGCGCGATCCGGTCGTGCCGAATTGGAAGGCAATTCGCGAATGGCTGGTTGGCCGCTGCGTGCTGGTAACCGGTGCCGGTGGTTCCATCGGTTCCGAGTTGTGCCGCCAATGTGCGCGCCACGGCGCCACACAAATCCTCTTGGTGGAAATCGACGAGCTTTCGCTGATGCGCATCGAGGCGGAATTGCGCCGCGATTTCCCCACGTTGGCGGTCGTGTCCGTGTTGGGAGACTGCGGCGATGCCGCCGTGATGCGACATGCATTCAAGCAATGTGTGCCTGATGCCGTGTTTCATGCAGCCGCTTACAAACAAGTACCGGTGTTGGAAACGCAGCTCCGTGAAGCCGTGCGTAACAATGCACTCGCCACCCATGTGGTGGCGGAAGAAAGCGATCGGGTGGGGGTGGCGACCTTCATTTTGATTTCGACCGACAAAGCCGTGGATCCGGTGAACGTCTTGGGTGCGAGCAAACGTTTCGCCGAAATGATTTGCCAATCAAAGGCGGCGGAAAGCCATACCCACTTCATTACCGTGCGATTCGGTAACGTTTTGGATTCGGCGGGCAGCGTGGTGCCGTTGTTCCGTGAGCAGATCCGCACTGGCGGGCCGGTGACGGTCACCGATCCGGAAGTGACTCGATACTTCATGACGATTCCCGAGGCCTGCATTTTGATTCTGCAAGCCGCGGCCATCGGTGCCCACGATTCCATTTACACCTTGGACATGGGTGAACCGGTGTCTATCCGGACGCTGGCAGAGCAACTGATTCGCTTGGCGGGCAAACAACCGGGTAAGGACATCGCCATCACCTATACCGGCCTGCGTCCCGGCGAAAAATTGCATGAGACTTTGTTCCATTCGGAAGAAAGCTACAAGCCGACCAGCCATAACAAGATTCTGCAGGCGGTCGCGCGCGAATTGGATCCGGCGCTGGTCAATGCCATGGCAACGAGTTTGCGCACCGCCAGCGATGCGTACGACTTGGACGCGCTCAATGATTTGCTTCGCGCATCCGTGCCGGAATTCGAACCCGGCAATGCGGACGGCGAAGCCGACAATCAAGTGATTATCAAATTCCCCAGCCGGAAGAACCGGCGATAA
- a CDS encoding MraY family glycosyltransferase encodes MTPTLVWVMVAAIAAGVLTLATIVYARRRGLLDEPGERRSHAEATPRGGGLAIVLVVATGLAYLSGLEKSPFAVAALAGVVLVAGVGWLDDHRDLSIRLRLIAHIVAAGLLAWASGLGPLWGGLVFIAAVVLINVWNFMDGINGIAASQAAVFAGLASVLLGLALPHALAVIFLGACLGFLPFNFPKARIFMGDVGSGTLGFLVAVLLCAALMEAGGYRGVLPLLFPLAPFLVDAGWTLLARMRQRERWWTAHVTHVYQVWARIAGSHVPVTLAYLSLALAGAAIALGVQGMDINFIKISLTLWYTSLSLAWWILRKQGFARTF; translated from the coding sequence GTGACGCCAACCTTGGTCTGGGTCATGGTCGCAGCGATCGCTGCAGGCGTGCTGACCCTGGCAACCATCGTCTATGCGCGACGCCGTGGCTTGTTGGATGAACCCGGCGAACGTCGCAGCCACGCCGAGGCAACACCGCGCGGCGGTGGCCTCGCCATTGTTCTGGTGGTCGCGACAGGTTTGGCCTATCTTTCCGGGCTCGAAAAATCGCCATTTGCGGTAGCCGCTCTGGCCGGTGTGGTTTTGGTCGCGGGCGTGGGTTGGTTGGATGATCACCGCGATCTGTCGATCCGGCTTCGCCTGATCGCGCACATCGTGGCCGCAGGGTTGTTGGCTTGGGCCTCCGGATTGGGCCCTCTCTGGGGCGGTCTGGTCTTCATTGCTGCCGTCGTGCTGATCAATGTCTGGAATTTCATGGACGGCATCAATGGCATTGCCGCAAGTCAGGCAGCGGTGTTTGCCGGGCTGGCCTCGGTGTTGCTCGGATTGGCGCTACCGCACGCATTGGCGGTCATTTTTCTCGGTGCCTGCCTTGGCTTCTTGCCGTTCAACTTCCCGAAGGCGCGCATCTTCATGGGCGACGTGGGCAGCGGCACTTTGGGTTTTCTAGTGGCCGTTCTCCTATGCGCGGCCTTGATGGAGGCGGGCGGCTATCGAGGCGTGTTGCCACTCCTTTTTCCCTTGGCGCCGTTCTTGGTGGACGCAGGTTGGACCCTGCTGGCACGCATGCGGCAAAGGGAACGCTGGTGGACCGCCCATGTCACGCACGTCTACCAGGTCTGGGCGCGCATTGCCGGATCCCATGTCCCGGTCACTTTGGCCTACTTGTCGCTGGCTTTGGCCGGTGCCGCCATTGCCTTGGGTGTTCAAGGGATGGACATCAATTTCATTAAGATTTCGCTAACACTGTGGTATACATCCCTGTCACTGGCGTGGTGGATCCTTCGCAAACAAGGATTTGCACGAACTTTCTAG
- a CDS encoding type IV pilus biogenesis/stability protein PilW, translating to MLLRKALLVALVSTVAIAGCKRLTFIKPNYDKMKVEQVKQAPNLHDSDADKRRMMAADSVEAAANRLQAGDLDGAEVAAKNAIKISPADPAGYSILALVQQTRGNSAAAGDNFKKAAALPNAGPAAWGNYGSWLCESGQATEGLNWIDRALQYPDAVDAAGMLANAGKCALKAGQTARAEQNLRAALDAAPNNGVALDGMTQLMIERGQNFEARAFSERRLALGESSESLQRAILIETKLGDSASAQRYRDRLTKLNSPATSR from the coding sequence ATGCTGCTGCGTAAGGCGCTCCTCGTTGCATTGGTTTCGACTGTGGCCATCGCCGGCTGCAAGCGCCTCACTTTCATCAAGCCGAACTACGACAAGATGAAGGTTGAGCAGGTCAAGCAAGCGCCCAACCTGCACGACAGCGACGCCGACAAGCGCCGAATGATGGCGGCCGATTCGGTCGAAGCGGCGGCCAACCGCCTGCAAGCGGGCGATTTGGACGGTGCGGAAGTGGCGGCGAAAAACGCCATCAAGATTTCCCCGGCCGATCCCGCCGGCTACTCCATTCTCGCCTTGGTGCAACAGACGCGCGGCAATTCGGCCGCTGCCGGCGACAACTTCAAGAAAGCGGCCGCGTTGCCCAACGCGGGCCCGGCAGCGTGGGGCAACTACGGTTCCTGGCTGTGTGAAAGCGGCCAAGCGACGGAAGGGCTCAACTGGATCGATCGCGCACTGCAGTACCCGGATGCCGTTGATGCGGCGGGCATGTTGGCCAACGCCGGCAAATGTGCATTGAAGGCCGGGCAAACCGCACGCGCCGAGCAGAACCTGCGGGCGGCATTGGACGCCGCACCGAATAACGGTGTCGCGCTGGATGGCATGACCCAGCTCATGATCGAACGCGGCCAAAACTTCGAAGCGCGCGCTTTTTCCGAGCGTCGCTTGGCGCTTGGCGAATCGTCGGAAAGTCTGCAGCGCGCGATTCTCATCGAAACCAAACTTGGCGATAGCGCCAGCGCACAGCGCTACCGTGATCGTCTGACAAAACTCAATTCCCCCGCCACCTCACGCTGA